One Nicotiana tomentosiformis chromosome 1, ASM39032v3, whole genome shotgun sequence genomic window, cctaATGCCATattactccatattccccccttaggggagtactaagagttggagccacggcaatctacctatagatgttttaccttttcatctttggcattttttcacatcattgatgacccttactctccttgcggtaatccttatgtaccaaggatgacaaaattccttactcgcgagggtgacacttagtataactggcacatacagtcccttaagcttaactttactcacattGCTTACTTTGGGGAAGCGTTTTCCTAAATGACCATTttttgaatttctcatgaatcttcttctgttgtccattctattatcgccggaacgcaatctaaaattctcatgatgtcgaccattatcaaaccactcagtccctaattcatgtttagtttatcttgttcaccaatccatacttattactattactctggggtctaacttttccttgtggtaatcacgttagagtcacatgcttatttctcaaaattaggacatgactttatggcctatacttttttgttgtctcaaggcctatcacctctcgttTCTTCCTTCacctgactatagactctgtaatactgttattctttttgatctaccattgtcatccatgtatcacacctTACTCATAATGTTTCCTTATCTCTCTCCTTATTTCCCCGCTAATATTTCTATCACTTTcttttgaaaacttcaacaacacatccttttgcttttagctccccttgcttcatccatTGGCTCTCCGGATTGCCTAgcattctcgctctactagggacgggatccatactaaggtaatatttattccttccaggattccagtgcctgtctttgaacattctagtattcatatctagctgtactattctagagtgcaccatttgggtgtctcacaaggagatctattagcacatttgctatatcctttggaaatgtcaactaacgcaaataatccattcaccattttgggttactctaacccaagccggatcctgatatcccgtcttTCCCTTAAACTACACCtattagcccccatagggcataactgaaatgagtgtggccaattgtacatacctctgttactgttgaaggtaactcaaaatgcttatatctcgcttcctgaattgtagataatgttcatctttactaactgggtacctcgtacccttcttcaccttgcttcttttacttgttaaaatttgtatctatcttctaaatctctcattgcctttcaccataggggtggatagatattatttccttaaggatccttatcaagaagcttgcacGTCTTAGTATCCACATATTCTGCTGGataccttacatttactcatcataagcatgatgcaaaatcgagttcctctgactcaattcttccacagccatattcaatcccttaccaaccgtctttctagatgtcggtatcgttgtattacaaatataatataatttaggaatttgaatttctacgactgagctctaccacacgatctagagtaagaagaaagagtgacagtcctaaaagccctgtagcctcctgcttataagtgtggtgcataacacacccataaacaagactctactagacacgacttgtagactccctaggacagaactgctctgataccacttttgtcacgccccaaacttgggAGCGAGACcgacacccggtgcctcacctatccttgcgtactaacttgcgactaagggattctgaacatataatgccatactttggccatgggctacattgcaagacaattgcgaatgctgactaaacatcaatataatgctgggccgacaaggccgtcataactactacagctggtagaccaacaaaatatacataaaaggcctacaagcccaaaatACTACACTAactaacaggatatgtctacaagcctctactgatggatatactgtaaTCGGAATAggggcccgacctactcatatcatatatacatatatacacaagatgtacacaaagttctagacctggcaactccgaagggcatgaagcttaccgatcaagctgaactcgggcaacacctaatgaggaggtctacccgtctgtctgtctgaacctgctgatactgactcaactctctcaatatagtaagtaaaatagttgtccggccctataaggctcggtatatatacaactgctctgtcgtagtaggctcgctcataggagctcgaccatactaggctctgtatctcggccaactgggctcgctcatagacgctcggccacagtaggctcggtatataacttaccatatgatcagaggttgcccaataggggcctgcccatcgattatagctcgatggtaataaaaatactgtaatactaaaAATATAGGCTctatgctctcttgactggaagaaaacaatactcaattgaatatgaagtcccgataagggagaatactgtaacttatgagactaggaaaatataaataaattccaaaatatgaatttctctttatgcctcgttatcaaacatatgtaattacgagatcatgccaaaacgAAGGAAggtcttagccttaacatacttggagtatgaaaaaattcgtatgatattcttggaaaaggttgcaccgtactcccttagaatcgcaaaatctcacgttgctaaggtgctaagaaatctcgttggaattTTTGTAGGAATTGGTTGAAGATGTTATGAATTCTCTTTGAAGATGTTATGAATCCTTGTAGGAGTTGCTAACGTCTGTTTTGCAATGTTTGAAAATAGGAAGAAAATGATAAGATTACTTACTTGATTATCTTAAGGACAAATAAAGCCAAAATGCCAAACTTCCCATTATGTCTTTACACGTAAGTGTCATGTGTATAACTTTTAGTTGGCCACCTTCAATCTAGATTATGAGTCACTTAATCTGAATGGGGGGCTGCCACATAATGCCATTTTAATTCTTATCCAATATATTcccaattaattaggtaatatctcattactcaataattaaccaattgtccacataattaagaattatctcaacttacttaaaatactactcacttttaacatacttcatacttcttactattatggtcatgtggtaccttgtatggcactagtccgtaaatacggggtattgtaacTTGGAtcgtattttatttcataatgtCAAACTTCGTCGAAAACTCATTtttttcgattcgcttaccctctcaccttcgcgaatttacttatcacttgttttaaatagcataatacttataatctccaaataatcttgttcTTGAACTGAGGTCAATTATTTTACGATAATttttcaacgtacaatactacagggtgtaacatcgtcgtaatataatactgcggagcgtaacatcgaTGTAATACTGTGGGGCGTAACATATCTGTATTGGTAAAAAAAAGACATGACACGTGGAACATCAGTAAGCTGACGAGGCATGACGTGTGGAGCGTCGATATAGTGACAAGTGTCACTCTCAATTAACTGAATTTAGAATGCAAGGAAGGTACGGGAGAAACACCCACTGGGTAGCATAGAGAAAAGAACTGGACCCGACAACTGTCAAAGGAGAAGCAGGAACGAAATGAATGAAGGCTACAAAGAAAAGAATATACACGAACCAGAAGTAAATGAGGAAGGAGAATCAGAGCACTTACAAGGAATCTTTAGTTATACATATGCCAATTACGATTGTCTATGATAACGGACAATCAATACAATTAATGCCTCTAATAAGCCCAAATTAAGTGTGAGAACCGTTATGATTATATGCTCCTATATAAGGATAAGAATCTCATTTGTAAGGGGAGATTACGATTATAACTGAAATACATACTATAATTCTTTGATTTTAGGGAGTGATTGTGAGTTCATTCCTTATTGTTCTTTGCTAATTGTATTCATTATTTTCTCTATTCTTCTTAAAATTATTGGGAAAATAAAGTAAATACTGGTTATCAATAACCCATTTTCTTCTAAATATTGATTTTgaccgagaaatctatttttggttAAACACTAATCCTTCACATATTCATTGCCCATTAATCTTCTTATCTAGGATGACTATAACATGGTGAAGAACTTATTTACATTCGATGTTTATATGAAACAAATAATTGTATGTGTCACATATATTTTAATACTTAAACTTAATAAATTAATGTGATTTGACACAAACACTAAATGTGGGTGAGTACTTTTCATGTGATGAGACACTTTTTCAACTGTCTTGTAGGCCTAGCATGCTCCTCATCCTCCCTCCTTCAGACTCCAACACCCTTGCTTGTtgtaaatatttttgaagaacCCAATCTACTTCTTGTGATGTTGCCAGAAAGGTTGAGCTTTGTCGGAATTCTTTATTTTCGGCCAACTTGTTTTCTCTCTATCTATCTCCTTTTTGGATCTTGGCAGTTATTCTTTTTTGCTAACATGACTTTTTTTCATTAATTTTATTTACCACAGCAACAAAGAGTGATATTCATACATTTTAGTTCCTTGAAATTGTTAGATATGTGCTCAACATGCATATTTTCCAACATGTAGTGTTCATAGATCAAACTCTTAGATTATGTGTTTAAATAAAAAAGTTGACAAGTTTAAGAGACTAAACACGTATCTATCTGTTTTATTGGTAGACTAGAAAATACgaaatataaaaatcaatattTTTCATGAGTTACATTACTTAAATCTGCCAGGAACAATTCTATATCCTTAATTGCGTCTTCTAAAATAAGCAACTCTTCTTCCTTTATATGTTTGACAACAAGAATGcaattcgtttaacttctaactcTTTATAAACTAGTTGTTCAACTAATTTAGCTCTTGTTTGATATGCTATATATAGAGGCTTGAGGTATGTCTCATCTTATCTGACTATCCCACTATCTACTTTTCTTGATCATCTCTAAACATGCTTAGAAAGCATTTGGCATATGATGGGATCGAAAATAACAACGATACATATGAAAGCTAATAAAGAAAATCTTGAATATGATAAATCATGCGACAAAATAGAAAATATACTATAACAACTATTGAAAGAAAAATCTCCCCTAAACAATACCCTCTTAAGGACTATATTGTGGATGTTATTGTGTTGTAGTGTGAATGAGAGATTCATAATTTATAGAGGTTCACAATCTTTTCCTTCAATAAAGAAATATGTCAAATATGAAAAtgaattatatttttctttaaggaAAAGCAAATAAATTATGGTAAATATTTTACCATTTCGTCAAGTAATAAGTAAATCCAAATATGGAAAGAAAATCATGGCAAACCCAACAATTTTTTCCTTTGGCCAGGATTTTCTTGACAAAAGCTTGATCCGTTTTCTTCACATAATCTTCATCATTGTTGCTTGCCATGGTTAAGAATAGATATGGATTGAAAATTAGAGCCATGTGCGTTAAAAGTGAGCACAAGCTTAAATTTATTAGTGCCATATATTAAAAGTGAAAATGATTAAAAGTCGCACTCATGCTTTAAAATTAAGTATGAGTTAAAAATTGGAGCTCATGCGTTAAATTAAGCAATGATTAAATATTGAAGCCCATCCGTTCAAAGTAAGCACGAGTTAAAAATTAGAGCTCATACATTAAAAGTGAGCATGCGttaaaaatactttttatttttaaagatgAGCAATGGGTATGTTGAAGATATGATTGAAAAAATATTCACATGTAGTACTCCGAATATATTTTTTTGGGATTTGTTTTTCATTATCGTTAGATTGGCGGCATCTTTATTTGAATCCATCTTGAACCTATCTTCACCCTTGCTCTAAACCATTGGCTTTGATACCACTTGTTGGAATCGAAAATAACAAGGGCGTCGTGCGAAAGCCGATAAAGCAAATTTTGAAAACGATAAAtcaaacaacaaaagaaaaatatactATAAGAGAATATTATAACGAGTTTTGGTCAATTGGCATACATATGAGAAAATCAAtgtaaaagaaaaaataacaacTACTAAGAGAAAAATCTCCCCTAAACAAAGCTCACTTAAGGACTATATTGTGAATGCCATTGTATTGTTGTGTGAAGAAGATATTCTCAATTTATAAAGATCGACAACATTTTCCTCCACAAAAGTAATCAATCAAATATGAAATAAATTTATATCTTTTCTCaaggaaaaataaattaattatgatAGATATTTTACCCCTTCCTTCAAGTAAAGTAAATCCAAATTTGGGGGAAAAAAATCAAAGCAAACCCTAACAACATCAAAGTatcaaactaatcaaaacaagatTTATTGAAAAATTGTGCCACTCCCTACGTCCCCCAACCCCCACCCACCCACACCCAAACAAATCTTGCCAAAACTCAAAAGCCTATCCTCTTTCCTCTTCCCACCTAATCCTGAAAAACCTCAATTTCTAAAACCCAAACATTGAACTCTTGCAATTTCCAACAAGTAGAGCCCCCTCTTTGTCAATAATTCACCTTCCCTCCgccagttttgaaaatttcaaaTCTCCTAACCTGTACTACCGCCAAACAATCTCCATACGTTGCTCATtccaaattcaaaattcaaaatatctTCCTTTCGATCTTCTGGCAGCTGCAGCTGCAGCAATggaaaatgaccaaaatgaaagCGAAATACTGAATACTTACTTCACAAATGGCGCAGAAGTTGAGGTTAGCAGTGACGAAGAAGGCTTCCGAGGCGCGTGGTATGAGGGAACAGTCATACGACCCATTTCGAAGAAACTGAGGAGGAATGACGACGAGGATGACAAGAAGTTGCGGGTGTTGGTGGAGTACAAAACGCTGATGGCTGATAAAAAGGGTACACGACGGCTGCAGGAGACGCTGAGCTTAGTTCAGCTGCGGCCGCGGCCACCGCGTGAACGGCGGAGGAGATTCAACGTCAGTGAAGAGGTGGATGCTTATCACAATGAGGGATGGTGGGAGGGTGTGGTAATGGAGGTGTTGGGTGGTAGTGGTGGGAGGAGGTACTCTGTGTTCTTCAGGGGAACAAGGGACCAGCTAGATTTTGATGAATCCCAGCTACGGACCCACCGTGAGTGGGCCAATGGCAAGTGGACCCCTCCACTTGAGCAAGGAGAGGAAGAGGAAGATGAAGATGAAGTTGAAGAGGTATGTTCCTTTTTCATCTCGGACATTCTCATTTCTGTCGAATTGTGGAGACAACTTCGGCGGAGGTTATGGATAATGTGAAACATTATCTggctttttacttttcttttggGCTTGTAAATCCCATTAGGAAGGGTCTTTAGGAAGAGCATACTCTTACCTTTAGGATTTTTATCACATAGCATAGGGTTGCTAATGTGTTTTAGCTCTCCATTTACCTTGAATGAAGCTGAGAAAATTAGATTACAAGAAACTCTTTCCGGATTGTTGTGTTTTTGTGAATAGCTTATTGGATTACCGAGTATGTGAATTTGCACTCAATTACCAGAAGAAAGAAATGTTCGTGGGACCCCAAACTATGAACCGGTGTGGGTAAAAAAGTAGTCTCATCGAATTCGGAGGTTCACTTCTTACAGTTTCTGCTACTTTTGGTCTATTTTTGTTGTTTGGTGCAGTTTTTTGAGGTGCAATTCTGCTATTTTTGGTTTATTTCTAGTGTTTGGTGCAATTTTTGGTGTTGCAGATTCTGGAATTTGTCAGGACCTTCCTGTAAAAGGAGAGTTGTGACAAGTTTGAGATGTGAGAATAAAAGGAGATACAAAGGCGTTTCCTGTAAACATTGGGTTAATGCTTACACCAGGGATGCCTTGAACCTATATTATGCCCTTGTTATGGATGAGTTAGCCAACAGTATAAAGAATGAGGTTCAACTATGCATGCAATTTGCTGATGATATTGTGTTAATCCCACAAAGCTTCAAGGAGATCAACTAAAAAGTATGAAGTATAATAAACACTATTGAGAGTAAGAGTTTTAGTATAACTAGAAATAAGACTTAATAATGTATTGAAGGCTTACTCCCCTGCATACCCAGGATTGGACATCTAGACTAGTATAACATACATGGGGGCTTACCATTGGGAAACACATGGATGAGTTTGGCTCGGATAACATATTAAGAAAATTGATCATGGGCCTAACTAATCTCGAAAGTTAGCTCATAACGTAGGGATTGCTCTAGACTATGTAAGGAGATAGTATTCTATTTCGTCAATCAATGTGGGATCTAGTAGGTAAGTTCTATAAAACAATTATGAGACAGTAATATTATATGGAGGAGGGGTGAATTTTGGGCCTCGAAAGCCTAATTTCAACAAGATGAATATTGTATAAATGCTATATTAAGATGATATGCAGTTATATGGAATTGGATAAGATATGAAATAATCACGTCTGATGAGGATTGAAGCTCTTCCAACTACTTATCTTGGTTTAACCTAGGCGCTTCCAATAAGGATTAATTAGCATGGAGCCCGAGACTTGAGAAGAGGCTAGTAGCATGGAAAAAGAGGTACCTTTCAAAAGGGGAAGAAACTATTAATTAAGAGCACTATGTCAAGCATTTAAAGTACTTTATGTCATTGCTTCATGCACCAGCCAATGTCACAGGTAAACTGAAAAGGCTTTAAAGGAACTTTTCGTGGAATCAACAACTTAGGATAGGAAGTTCCACTTAGTCAGTTGGGAGAACGCTACATCTCTGAAGGAATGTGGGAATCTTGAAAATATTTTCGAGTTTTCACTTATTAGGATGGTTACGGAGACTCGGTAACGAGGAGCACGCTCTATCAAATGGGGTGATAGGAGAAAGTATGGAATGGTTGAAGGGGGTTGGAGGATTTAAAATATCATGCTTCTGTTTGGGTGCGAATTTGGAGTAGTATTATGAGAGGATGGGAAGATTTCATCGGAAACATAAGCGCTTCAGGGTAGGAGATAGAAGTAGCATAAGTTTTTGGAGTCACAAATGGTATGGAGAAGAGGTTGAAACTCACATTCCCGAATATCTACAGTacctcaaataagaaggaaatgaTAGTACAACGATATCTAGACTACATTAGGGGGGGACTGTATTTAGGCATAAGGGTCAAGAAGAACTTCAAGAATAGGAAGTAATTGAATTCCAAGGCTTAATTGAAATGGTTTACAAGCAGATGATGTTCATGCTAGTTAGAGCTGATGGAGGTGGGAGGTGGGAACAGAGGGGTTATTTAATGAAGTCATATTATCATAAGCTTTTAGTGGAAGAGTTAGATAACGCTTATCGGTTTTGGATTCTCGGGACACCAAGAAAAGAGTTCTTTTTTACTTGGTTGGCACCGAGAGGAGCTATATTTACAACACGATGGTAAAAAAGGTACATTTCAGAAAAAGGAGAAGGAATTATTAATTAAGAGCACTTTGTCAAAGCATTTATACATGCTTTGTGTCATTGGTTCACACTCCAGCCAGTATCATAGGTAAACTGAAAAGGctccaaatttttttttttttttttttgtgggatTCAGCAAATGGGGATATGAATTTTCACTTAGTCAATTGGAAGAATAATACATCTAGTAGGGGAATcttgaaaatattttcaagttTTCACCTATTAGGAAACTGGTTATGGAGACTCAAGAAAGAGGAACGCGCTTTATCGAATGAGCTGATAGGAGAAAGTATGGAACTGTTGAAGGGAGTTTGAGGATTGAACATATCATACTTTCTTTTGGATGCGAATTTGGAGGAATATTATAATGATGGGAAGATTTCATCGGCAACATAAACTTAAAGGTAGAGGATAGAAGTATCATAAGCTTTTGGAGTCACTGGTGGTATGAAGAAGAAAGGTTGGTCACATTCCAAACAGCTATAATATCTCAATTGAGTAGGAGACTACAATATAACGATCCGTAGACTACAAGAGGGAGGAGTCTACTGGGACATACGGGTCAAGAGGAACTTCAAAAGTGGGAAGTTGAATTCCAAGGCTTGATTGAAATATATTACAAGCATATTACGTTCATGCTAGTCAGGTCCACGGAGGTGGGGGTGGGAAGAGAGGGATTATTTCATATAGTCATGTTATCATAATCTTTTGGTGAAGGAGGAGTTGGATTTTCCATGCTTATTGGTTGGGATTCTCAGGGAATCAGGAAAGATGTGTCCTTTTACTTAGTTGACAACGAGGGGGGCTATATTGACAGTCAAGAATTTGAGAAAAGGTGGATTAAATATGCCAGTTGGTGCTTTATGCACAAATATTCAGATAAAGATGTCGACCACAGTGAATTGGAACTTTGTAGGCATAGGGGCATTGAACGGCATTTCGAGTGAATCAGTTTACACTTCTTGGATACAGTGCTGTTATTTTCAGCTGATCAAGGGTAACTTGGAAGCTCAAAGAAGTCTGTTTGTCACTTCTTCAAAAAAGAAGCATGTTTCTCACCTTTCTCAAGTTCTCATCCTAACAGTTGCCGACAAGCCCAGCTAAACAGACTACATGCTGCAAACTTGAAAGGGGATTAGGTTATGCAGACAGTAGTTCGATATTGCTTATCATAGGCTT contains:
- the LOC104091847 gene encoding protein AGENET DOMAIN (AGD)-CONTAINING P1, encoding MENDQNESEILNTYFTNGAEVEVSSDEEGFRGAWYEGTVIRPISKKLRRNDDEDDKKLRVLVEYKTLMADKKGTRRLQETLSLVQLRPRPPRERRRRFNVSEEVDAYHNEGWWEGVVMEVLGGSGGRRYSVFFRGTRDQLDFDESQLRTHREWANGKWTPPLEQGEEEEDEDEVEETLASTDIKPSNGAAENFSEGSLVEVSSDEEGFEGAWFAATVVKLLDNGNYLIEYQNLRNDDDTAFLQEEADRLYVRPRPPDIGSVKSFKVLEKVDALYNDGWWVGVVSKVLKGQRYRVHFRGNNEELEFKHADLRLHLDWINGKWVTASQALKL